A section of the Paenibacillus odorifer genome encodes:
- a CDS encoding prepilin-type N-terminal cleavage/methylation domain-containing protein, whose amino-acid sequence MLAQAIKRRLSKEENQKGFTLIELLAVIVILGIIAVIAIPMIGGIINKSKTDADLATARQLYDASRMYIMGEKNGEFKNASVTLQELKLKNYIDKTLVLPSTKKTIVEASTIINYGADGALEKVTIDPDPEGSDSGEYSADKVLSAEPVATPKP is encoded by the coding sequence ATGTTAGCACAAGCGATTAAGAGAAGATTAAGCAAAGAGGAAAATCAAAAGGGGTTTACGCTGATTGAGTTGCTGGCAGTTATCGTTATTTTGGGGATTATTGCGGTAATTGCTATACCTATGATTGGTGGAATTATTAATAAATCAAAAACGGATGCAGATTTAGCAACTGCTCGACAGCTTTATGATGCTTCCAGGATGTACATTATGGGTGAAAAAAATGGAGAATTTAAAAATGCATCAGTGACACTTCAAGAACTTAAGTTAAAAAATTACATTGATAAGACACTAGTTTTACCTAGTACCAAGAAAACGATTGTTGAAGCTTCTACAATAATTAATTACGGCGCTGATGGAGCACTTGAAAAAGTAACTATAGATCCTGATCCTGAGGGAAGTGATAGTGGTGAGTATTCAGCTGATAAGGTGCTTAGTGCAGAGCCAGTAGCAACGCCAAAACCATGA
- a CDS encoding type IV pilus twitching motility protein PilT: MPTYTRDIRQLLQTAYSSKASDLHISVGSPPVIRMDGKLHSLEGESVVAEEAADMAKTLLGNERIEAFRNAGELDFSYPLDGGVRFRVNVYRQRGEVSIAARAIPAEIPSLEQLSMPSILTTLSLKPQGLILVTGPTGSGKSSTLAAMLNYINQTESKHIVTLEDPIEFLHNHGTCLVDQREVGCDTASFANGLRAALRQDPDVILVGEMRDLETISAAVTAAETGHLVMATLHTTDAPQTIDRIIDAFPGHQQGQIRSQLASVLLAVVSQRLFPRAGGRGRLCATEILLNTPAVANLIRTEKTHQIKNVMQTGRSQGMHTLDMSIRDHLSQGLIDPTAAKAFMAEVSS; this comes from the coding sequence ATGCCAACGTATACGCGGGATATTAGACAACTATTACAAACGGCTTACTCCTCCAAAGCTTCTGACTTACATATTTCCGTAGGATCACCGCCGGTTATTCGGATGGATGGAAAGCTGCACTCGCTTGAGGGTGAATCCGTGGTTGCTGAAGAAGCGGCAGATATGGCCAAAACGCTACTTGGTAATGAACGAATTGAAGCATTTCGGAATGCGGGCGAGTTGGATTTTTCATATCCGCTTGATGGTGGGGTAAGATTCCGGGTGAACGTTTATCGTCAGCGGGGCGAGGTTAGTATCGCCGCCCGGGCCATTCCTGCAGAGATTCCGAGTCTGGAACAGCTGTCGATGCCTTCGATTTTAACTACTTTGTCGCTTAAGCCACAAGGTCTAATTTTGGTTACAGGACCCACAGGCAGCGGCAAATCTTCTACGCTTGCAGCTATGCTGAATTATATTAACCAGACGGAGAGCAAGCATATAGTGACGTTGGAAGATCCGATAGAATTTCTACATAACCATGGAACCTGTCTAGTAGATCAACGTGAAGTGGGCTGCGATACCGCAAGTTTTGCTAATGGATTACGTGCTGCCTTACGTCAGGATCCGGATGTCATTCTCGTTGGTGAGATGCGGGATTTGGAGACTATTTCAGCAGCGGTTACGGCCGCAGAGACAGGTCATCTTGTGATGGCTACCTTACATACAACAGATGCACCACAGACAATTGACCGAATTATCGACGCTTTTCCGGGCCATCAGCAGGGACAGATTCGTTCACAATTAGCATCAGTGCTGCTGGCAGTAGTCAGTCAGCGGTTGTTCCCTAGGGCTGGAGGTCGGGGGCGTTTATGCGCAACGGAAATTTTGCTCAATACACCAGCCGTAGCCAATCTTATTCGTACCGAAAAAACACATCAGATCAAAAATGTAATGCAAACCGGACGCTCACAAGGCATGCACACCTTGGACATGAGCATCCGTGACCATTTATCGCAGGGGCTTATTGATCCAACAGCAGCTAAGGCGTTTATGGCGGAGGTGAGCAGCTGA
- a CDS encoding type II secretion system F family protein gives MPLFEYQVKTSAGKSIKGKLTATDKPTAMEELRKRGLTVFSLIERKTTILSMDIYIGNPVKPLHFIIYCRQFATLMRAGVSIVDATRILAEQTESKPLRKALVDVNSSLMRGISFSQAVQDHKKIFPQLFVSMIRAGEESGDIEGTLDRLAMFFEKQHTTTEKIKSALTYPITVGVMAIAAVIYLLWAIVPQFVTMFESMDAELPAITQMVLALSKSIQGQWYFWILGVLLLVIAFQITKRTEKGAYALDYAKLKIPVFGKLNQKGSIAQFTRTFSSLYASSVPILQSLVIVEEVAGNKVIGKFIRSAGDSLRQGNPLSEPLKKAWVFPPLVTQMIAIGEETGALDTMLSKVADFYEMDVENTVDRLKSLLEPLLIAFLAAVVGVIVAAIMLPMFSLYGNM, from the coding sequence ATGCCTCTTTTTGAATATCAGGTGAAGACATCCGCAGGCAAATCTATCAAAGGGAAACTAACGGCAACCGATAAACCTACGGCGATGGAGGAGCTACGCAAGCGGGGACTTACGGTATTTTCACTGATTGAGCGCAAAACCACGATTTTATCGATGGACATTTATATTGGTAATCCCGTTAAGCCGCTTCATTTCATCATTTATTGCAGGCAGTTTGCCACGCTTATGCGGGCGGGGGTATCGATTGTGGATGCAACGCGTATTTTGGCAGAGCAGACCGAGAGTAAGCCACTGCGCAAAGCGTTAGTAGATGTTAATTCTAGCCTGATGCGCGGGATATCGTTCTCACAAGCCGTTCAGGATCATAAAAAAATCTTCCCGCAGCTATTTGTCAGCATGATCCGTGCCGGTGAGGAATCCGGTGATATTGAGGGGACGTTGGACAGGTTGGCTATGTTTTTTGAGAAACAGCACACCACGACAGAGAAGATAAAATCAGCGCTTACGTACCCGATTACCGTAGGGGTTATGGCGATTGCCGCGGTTATCTATCTACTTTGGGCGATTGTGCCGCAGTTTGTAACGATGTTTGAATCGATGGATGCCGAGCTTCCGGCAATTACACAGATGGTCTTGGCACTTAGCAAAAGCATTCAAGGTCAATGGTATTTCTGGATACTCGGAGTACTTCTCCTAGTGATAGCTTTTCAGATTACAAAACGTACGGAAAAGGGTGCTTACGCCCTTGATTATGCCAAGTTAAAAATTCCTGTGTTCGGCAAGCTGAATCAAAAGGGCTCGATTGCTCAGTTTACGCGTACTTTTTCTTCTCTTTATGCCAGCTCTGTACCGATCCTACAGTCCTTGGTGATTGTTGAGGAGGTAGCAGGAAATAAGGTCATCGGGAAATTCATCCGTAGTGCAGGGGATTCGCTGCGACAAGGAAATCCACTATCTGAGCCGCTAAAAAAAGCCTGGGTCTTCCCGCCACTAGTTACGCAGATGATAGCGATTGGCGAAGAGACAGGGGCGCTCGACACGATGTTGTCCAAGGTAGCTGACTTTTATGAGATGGACGTGGAGAATACCGTCGACCGTTTGAAGTCGCTGCTTGAACCATTATTGATTGCTTTTCTAGCCGCTGTTGTAGGTGTTATTGTGGCCGCCATTATGCTGCCAATGTTCAGTCTGTACGGAAATATGTGA
- a CDS encoding GspE/PulE family protein: MAIAKKRLGDLLVENNIISQDQLLEALAEQRKSKRKLGDLLISQGYITEQQLIEVLEFQLGIPHVSLFKYQIDPAITQIIPESMAKRYQVLPFLKEGGKLMVAMADPLDYFAIEDLRMSTGFRIEPAISTRDELQRAIARHYGMRDSMNQMLVELPTQEEIEETEITDEDSPIVRLVNQMIQQAVALRASDIHMDPGENNLTIRYRIDGTLRTERIIPKQMQGFITARLKIMARLNIAERRLPQDGRIKMQFDYKMVDIRVSSLPTMHGEKIVLRLLDLSTGVKSIDALGFSEGNAEAFKEMIARPYGILLITGPTGSGKTTTLYSALNQLNVESANIITVEDPVEYQLEGVNQVHVNSAIGLTFAAGLRSILRQDPNIVMVGEIRDAETAEIAVRASLTGHLVLSTLHTNDAISSVSRLRDMGVEPYLIASSLIGVVAQRLVRKICTDCKETYKPSEQEAIMLRSLGLPAEELQRGRGCGSCNNSGYRGRIAIHEVLSIDDHLRQLITNTASVEELRAAGKARGLVQLMDDGLLKVSQGITTLQEVMRETVSH, encoded by the coding sequence TTGGCTATCGCAAAAAAGAGACTGGGCGACTTGCTGGTAGAAAATAATATTATTTCGCAGGACCAGTTGCTTGAGGCTCTCGCGGAACAGCGTAAGAGCAAACGTAAGCTCGGCGATCTGCTAATCTCTCAAGGCTATATTACGGAGCAGCAGTTGATTGAAGTGCTTGAATTTCAACTCGGCATCCCGCATGTCAGTTTATTTAAATACCAGATAGATCCCGCAATCACGCAGATAATCCCTGAAAGTATGGCTAAGCGATATCAGGTGCTTCCATTCTTAAAAGAGGGCGGCAAGCTGATGGTTGCGATGGCGGACCCGCTGGATTATTTTGCGATAGAAGATTTACGTATGAGTACTGGCTTCCGGATCGAACCCGCTATTTCTACGAGAGATGAGCTGCAGCGGGCGATTGCGCGTCACTATGGCATGCGCGATTCTATGAATCAGATGCTGGTAGAACTCCCGACACAGGAAGAAATAGAAGAGACAGAGATTACAGATGAGGACTCCCCAATCGTACGTTTGGTCAACCAGATGATTCAGCAGGCAGTTGCTCTGCGGGCGTCTGATATACATATGGATCCAGGTGAAAATAATTTAACCATCCGCTACCGCATTGACGGAACCTTACGGACAGAGCGGATTATTCCTAAGCAGATGCAGGGCTTTATCACCGCCCGTCTGAAAATAATGGCCCGCCTGAATATTGCAGAACGGCGTTTGCCGCAGGACGGGCGGATCAAAATGCAGTTCGATTACAAAATGGTAGATATTCGTGTGTCTTCATTACCAACGATGCACGGAGAGAAGATTGTGCTGCGGTTGCTAGACTTAAGCACAGGGGTCAAATCCATAGATGCTTTGGGATTCAGTGAGGGGAATGCAGAAGCTTTTAAGGAGATGATAGCTCGTCCTTATGGGATTTTGCTGATCACAGGACCTACCGGTAGCGGAAAAACAACAACTTTATATTCAGCGTTGAATCAACTTAATGTAGAAAGCGCAAATATTATCACAGTCGAAGATCCAGTGGAATACCAGCTTGAAGGAGTAAATCAGGTGCACGTAAACTCGGCTATTGGACTAACCTTTGCAGCTGGGCTACGTTCGATTCTTCGACAAGATCCGAATATCGTAATGGTTGGTGAAATACGGGATGCGGAAACTGCAGAAATTGCTGTTCGCGCCTCATTAACGGGTCATCTAGTATTGTCTACTTTACATACAAACGATGCGATTAGCTCCGTCTCCCGATTGCGGGATATGGGGGTAGAACCTTATTTGATCGCTTCTTCGCTGATTGGTGTGGTAGCACAGCGGCTGGTGCGCAAAATCTGCACTGACTGCAAAGAAACCTACAAACCATCTGAACAGGAAGCAATTATGCTACGTAGCTTAGGACTACCTGCGGAAGAATTACAGCGTGGACGCGGCTGTGGTAGCTGTAACAATTCTGGCTATCGTGGACGAATAGCGATTCATGAAGTACTCAGTATTGATGATCACTTACGGCAACTCATTACAAACACTGCCTCAGTAGAAGAACTGCGTGCAGCAGGTAAAGCGCGTGGGCTTGTTCAACTGATGGATGACGGACTGCTCAAGGTCAGTCAAGGAATTACAACACTTCAAGAAGTCATGCGCGAGACGGTCTCACATTAG